GACTCCCCCCGCTTCTTGAGTCCTTTGCTTTCTGGGCATTCTCTATACTCTGCATGCTCACTCCTCCTCCCAAAAATCCTTCAGGAGTGAAGTCCAGGCCCTTAGCATGACTTGCAGGGATCTCCGTAATCCGACCTGCCGAACTCCAGGTCCGTTTTAACTGCCCTTCAATCTGCTCAATGtttcaaacaaaacaaactctCCTGTTCCTTTGGGTTAAACTACTATAATACTTACCCCAAAGTAATGGGCCAGGAGGGGAACCACCACCCATTAAACATACCAAATAAGACAAGCAGATACTTTTAGAAAGATTAAGAGGCGTGGCTGGAGATTTAGTACATGCATTTACAATTTACCCTCAGCTTCTGCCCTGTTTCCCCATCCTGTCCTCCTGGAAAGTTCTACTACTTCTAAGAATTGGGTCACTAGGACCTAAAAAGTCAGCTCTTTAAAGTGTCACCTAATTCCTCCACTCGTCCCAACACTTGAGGGCTGCAGTGGAATTCCCTGTGTCAGCTGCACATGCTGTATTCCTCTTGGACCTCGTGCTGATGACTTCTGGCCCACCACTTTTCTTACTTAACTGGGCTGTTTCTTGCTGTGTCTGGGCTTTGTCCAGAAGGAGGAATGAGTACCCTCCGGATGTGCTAAGGCAGCCTCTGGTTAACAGTTTGTCTTGCCTCACGAAAGCTAgagtaaatggaattttaaatacATGCTATATTCTCAGTATGAGTGCAGCAAGGTTTACTTGCCTTTTGAAATAGGAGAATTCTTGTTTTGTTGGGGAAAAGCTGCAGCAGTTCACGTTATCATGACTTAATCGAGCATGTGATTCTCTTCTGAGTCTACAGTCTCACCTAATTGGGAGGAGAGGGCTCCAGATGGCTGGCTCTGATCCCTGGGGATCCAGTCAGTGGGAGGGGCTGgcatgggacacactgggaagaTGAAGCAGCCACATCCAGGAGTTTATTACCTCGAGAGAACTTTGGATCTCCTGGTCAAGCTTCCCTAATACGGGTTAGTATTTTCACCGCTGATTCTAGACTTCCTGGGGTAGACTAGTTAACACAGAATAAAAAAGGTTGTCATTTGATTACTGATTATAACCAACCTAGAAGAAGTTGATAGTATTTCTCTGTCTACTGTCCAGGTTGAAGacccatgaaaaaaataatgtcaaGGGCCTTTTATTGATAGTAATATAGCTGCCTTTCCCGTTTACCAGTTAACCATTCTGACTTCGGCTCctgcaggttttttttctttctttatgcctttctatattttgcatttttaattccTGAAATATGCATTATTTTTGTTGTGAGAGAGGCTTGGTCATGTTTTTGAGAGCGAAATAAATTATCCTAAATATAGCATCTCTGAATGGTGCTTACTGCTACATTTTGACAAATTGGTTCTATTCTATCTTAAGGACAATGTCATTTCTATTAATTTACTAGTTGCTTCTTACTCTTTACATGTTCTAGATTAGAAGGAGGACATGGAATAATTGACCCGTTTCAAAAATGTGTTCATCTTTGAAGAATGCCCGGAAGATTAATATGGCAATTTCTCTAAATCAGTTTATATATTTCAGAGAATCATTGAATGGGAGTCCTAATGCCATCTACTAATTTGTTTGTTGATATTTTCTGAACTTCCAAACCTTTAGTGGGATAAACATCAAAGCTAACTGACTATGGCAACATGACATGCCATTTCTGTTGCCACATTTTTCCCCATAGAAAAAAAGGGTTTAACATTTTTGTCCATGCCTGATAATTTTTGGTTGGAAATGGGACATTGCAGAATTTTATAGCTACTCTTGCTATTAGACCCTACCTCCCACGGGCTTGTGGTtgttatttgcttatttgttcagTGACTGGCTAGATTATTTTTTGAAGTTGAGTCTCCGCCCTCCTCCCCTTGCAGCGTGAAGTTTGTGATGTTTCATCTCAGAAAGTACAGCCTAGCTGAGACGCACAGTCACGCTGGGATTACTGTGGGTTTAGCAGAACACTCTTTTGCTGTCTTTTTCCTGGACCGCACCCAGCTGTTAAGCTCCACTACTGGCTGGCTGATTACTCCACTGTTTTTAACAAGGCACAGCATAAATTGCTTCACAGATGGATCTCCATCCAGTTAAATTCAGGCTGTTTTGAAAGAGTAGTTTTGGTGGTCTGTTCTGAACCGAGAAGGGCTCTTATCCTTATCTTTCTCTAGTTTTCTCTGGCAAACTTGCTGACTTACATGATTTAGTTTATATTTCTAACAAAGCTACCAATCTCCTAATTGCTTTTCAGCACGACTTCCATTGTTTTTGAGAGTGCCCTGAGGGTCGAACTTCCCCACACTCTGTTTCAAATGAAATCACATCCTTTTGGGAGGGCGTGGGACCTCTCAGTTTTTATGTCCTGACTCTTTCCCCCTCTTGTGCAAAATCTCTAAGCCACAGGTCTGAAGATAGAGGCAGGGATGATGACACTTCTCTTTGTGACACTCCTGCTTTaggagctgggagggaagagcagCAGTGGTCTCTGGTCTTCTCAGCTTGCCTCTCTTTGCGTGATACTTCTGCCTTACAAACAAGCTGGGGAAAGGGCAGTCTAGGCCCCAGTATTCTCAGGATGTCCAGCCCAAGGTAGAGCCTTTGTCCCACAAGTGAGGGCTGGGTCAAAGAAGGAAGTCCTCACCTCCTAAATGCACTTGCCAGGAACTGAACCTCTGCAACAGGTAGCTGAGAAGCAGGATGAGAAATGCTGATGTCCTACCCATCTTGGGAAGATACAATAGTCTTATGTTCTCAGATGCACCATCCTAGAGTGAAGTTTCCATTGTTATGGCCagaaagggggaaaggaaggagcaGGTCATGGTTGAAATACCACAGAACAGACTCTGTTCTTACCTGAGTTGTTGGAGATATTCGGGAATaaaagtttcttcatttgctgtatGCCCTCAGGACCATTACCAGAGACTTTAAatagttcagtttttaaaataattttcacaagTTGTTCTGGGTAGTAGATTCACAGAATTCTTCCCATTGTCATTACTTATTTCTTGAgtttaagtgaaataattcattcctgtaattttcaaaataattagatgtaatttttcaaaactttagAAATAACAGGTTGTTacttataataataaaacagataaaacccAATGAGTAACCCCCTCCCAAAATACGTTCTCCTCCTTCCCTAATGTCCTCTTACAAGAGGACATGAGGACATAAATCCTGTCCCAAATTTGGCATTCGTTGTTCTCGTGCTCAACCTTTCTATGTAATgacttgtgttgtattttaggcAGAGTGGTGAACGTGTCTAGCTTTGTGAGTGTCAGCTCTCTTAAAAAATGCAGCCCCGAACTGCAGCAGAAGTTTCGAAGTGAGACCATCACGGAGGAGGAGCTGGTGGGGCTCATGAACAAGTTTGTGGAAGACACAAAGAAGGGGGTCCACAGGAAGGAGGGCTGGCCGGAGACCGCATATGGGGTGACGAAAATCGGCATCACGGTCCTGTCCAGAATCCAAGCCAGGAAACtgagtgagcagagaggaggggacAAGATCCTCCTGAATGCCTGCTGCCCAGGGTGGGTGAGAACTGACATGGCGGGACCCAGAGCCACCAAAAGCCCAGAAGAAGGAGCAGAGACCCCCGTGTACTTGGCCCTTTTGCCCTCCGACGCTGAGGGGCCTCACGGACAGTTTGTTTCTGAGAAAAAAGTTGTGCAGTGGTGAGCTCACTCACAGCTCCACCCATGGGCCCGATTATGTTCCTGTCCCAATTTCACAGAAAGGACACTTATACTGTCAAAAATATCcctatgcaaaagaaaaaaagaagaagaagaaaaaaaagaatcaaaatatcCCTATCAAGTCCTCACTGGGAAATGGCTACTAATTCTGTGAAGCCGTTTGTGTTTCCTTCTGTGATCCCAGGGGAGGAAAAGTGGGATGgatgacaaataataaataaaagtcaatagatgaataaatagttCTTTATAAATGTCCATTTATGCAGACTTTTAAAGGCTGAACCAGCTCAATTACTCATAATTGTTGGACCTACTTTGGAGGACAGATGGGTGTCCACTCTACTATTCGTTCTACTTTTCTGTTTGAAATCTTTTCAAGGCAAACATCTGAAACCAAAAAGTCTTGGGTCTGCCACCTTCCTGCATGACCTTGATCAAAATACTGTATCCCCTCAAATGTAAACTGGGGATAATAGTCATAGGATTGCTGTGAAGATTAGTTGCCCCTATATAGGTGACAATGTTGAAATCACATTGGAATTGCACAAGTGTCCTGTATCACGAGTCCCTGTGAGGCGGGCCCAACACCACCCAGGGCAGTGACGAGAAGCTTCGTACTGCCCAGCACCACTCCTGGCTTCCACAAGGCCCCAGGGACTGTCCACCACATTCCCTCCCTTCACAGAAGCACTCTGTGTAAAATTCC
Above is a window of Eschrichtius robustus isolate mEscRob2 chromosome 6, mEscRob2.pri, whole genome shotgun sequence DNA encoding:
- the LOC137766566 gene encoding carbonyl reductase [NADPH] 1 codes for the protein MSSCARVALVTGANKGIGFAIVRDLCRQFTGDVVLTARDTARGQAAVQQLQAEGLSPRFHQLDIDDLQSIRALRDFLRKEYGGLDVLVNNAGIAFKTVDSTPFHIQAEVTMKTNFFGTQAVCTELLPLIKPQGRVVNVSSFVSVSSLKKCSPELQQKFRSETITEEELVGLMNKFVEDTKKGVHRKEGWPETAYGVTKIGITVLSRIQARKLSEQRGGDKILLNACCPGWVRTDMAGPRATKSPEEGAETPVYLALLPSDAEGPHGQFVSEKKVVQW